A section of the Oryza sativa Japonica Group chromosome 1, ASM3414082v1 genome encodes:
- the LOC4324017 gene encoding BTB/POZ domain-containing protein FBL11 isoform X3, which translates to MHGGASFAAAGEDAGDAVLLEITDASFIAGEADPSPPPPVSVDDLAGLDPLPYPTIWVRADRTRLIESSSYFRALLGGSFSESGRAHVQISCNLEAAVQVLIYLFEPSGSLTITHHTFLPLMEGGLFLAAENLLTECERWFRTMSSQSSSLLAPLDFLIDTWYFAQEHGINYVQDICPGYLAQNFVQVISRRSFVKLPYDLLYSTIECPFLTVDSEKQLCEAILCWITENMLCCEELPPNSVDHQLYLLNKVRICLLPLEFAAGTKRNWAEFGSKVESRILNLLKDSLRTVLDAIADDNLESYRVRITEYSKKIVLSGCPQITTEILYISVLPPTNVGASLNKRLESSWAQVDYRNIILYNELEEAVKSSSFGNVHMVDLSKCPNAHFSTAIDWLKLAFPELRIFRASFCLTFQFEDLLYLLLTCPWINEIDLSIDTSIIAQMHSVISSRFEGRGAVKPKLTRYYAQDPLCDTTMNSYISNISKLILEGRNDITDVDLLKISILKNSLCYINIKNCTLLTDDGISKLLLKCTKIHSMVLSYTSFGNQSIQTLCNSNPLDSMDECRHVMAFRMQELHLDGCKGIGYAAMSQLMSNVNITNFLCLRETTLTDGALCNFVGSSLEFLDISETVVSMVSLAPVIRRNSNLRCLKAAGCRNLLFEHGEVEAMSGGNIYGDFLQEITSTCCLEDVEMGWAFCPIRVTTLIPSFSKVRKMTIGLGTTLPENILCALPDICPFLESLVLRFQMISDKVVRNLLKSSTKLRVLCLYSCLGNLTSFSFQIKAPLLRILRLEWITPWMTNDDLAVLIQNYNLVELSLSGCKLLDSNSQELISSGWPNLTCLHLEECGQITLDGVSSILNCKALEDLLLRHTGKGIGRTIITDAITELPLLRKLALDLCDASEEGYDSPNNPEGKMMRTITMSRCKSVRSCFELHREGSSNSKPVHKETIVLEWSSRQLRTTIVKEKIRWTQRPKAHNREESGRRGARAAAARRPATGGAHLTGMAHLAASAAPLPSADPDAGEESSHSPPPPEKGLRKVVVVMGATGAGKSRLAVDLASHFAGVEVVSADSMQVYGGLDVLTNKVPLHEQKGVPHHLLSVIDPSVEFTCRDFRDHAVPIIEGILDRGGLPVIVGGTNFYIQALVSPFLFDDMAQDIEGLTLNDHLDEIGLDNDDEAGLYEHLKKIDPVAAQRIHPNNHRKIKRYLELYESTGALPSDLFQGQATEMLIFMFWIVMSMKGSTA; encoded by the exons GGTGGCTTGTTTCTGGCTGCTGAGAATCTTCTAACAGAATGTGAAAGGTGGTTCCGCACCATGAGCTCTCAAAGTTCCTCGCTATTGGCCCCATTAGATTTCTTAATTGACACCTGGTACTTTGCTCAAGAGCATG GGATTAATTATGTTCAAGATATATGCCCAGGATATTTAGCTCAGAATTTT GTGCAGGTTATCTCCAGGAGGTCGTTTGTTAAACTTCCCTATGATTTGTTATATTCTACAATCGAGTGCCCCTTTCTGACCGTGGATag TGAAAAACAATTATGCGAAGCAATCCTATGCTGGATTACTGAAAATATGCTATGCTGTGAAGAACTACCTCCCAACTCAGTAGATCACCAGCTGTACCTTCTTAATAAA GTGAGGATATGCCTCTTACCTTTAGAATTTGCAGCAG GAACAAAGAGAAACTGGGCTGAGTTCGGAAGCAAAGTAGAGAGTAGGATTCTTAATCTGCTCAAGGATAGTTTGCGAACAGTATTGGATGCAATTGCTGATGACAACTTGGAGAGTTACCGTGTTCGAATTACAGAATATTCTAAG AAAATAGTGCTTTCTGGTTGTCCACAAATAACTACTGAAATCTTGTACATATCAGTGCTCCCCCCTACTAATGTGGGTGCCTCATTGAATAAAAGGTTAGAAAGTTCATGGGCCCAAGTTGATTACCGAAATATCATCCTTTACAATGAGCTGGAGGAGGCTGTTAAAAGCTCATCATTTGGAAATGTGCACATGGTGGATCTCTCAAAATGTCCAAATGCACATTTTAGCACTGCAATTGACTGGTTGAAGTTGGCATTTCCAGAATTGAGGATATTCAGAGCTTCCTTTTGTTTGACATTTCAGTTCGAAGACTTGTTATATCTGCTACTGACTTGTCCATGGATTAATGAAATTGATTTGTCTATTGATACGAGCATTATAGCACAAATGCATTCAGTTATCTCTTCCAGATTTGAAGGACGGGGCGCAGTGAAGCCAAAGCTCACAAGATATTATGCACAGGATCCGCTATGTGATACCACAATGAACTCATATATCTCAAATATATCAAAATTGATATTGGAAGGCAGAAATGATATTACTG ATGTGGACCTGTTGAAGATATCCATTCTGAAGAACTCTCTTTGTTATATAAACATTAAAAATTGCACCCTATTGACAGATGATGGTATTTCTAAATTATTACTCAAGTGTACGAAGATTCATTCAATGGTTCTTTCTTATACTTCTTTTGGAAATCAGTCGATTCAAACTCTATGCAATTCCAATCCTCTGGACAGCATGGATGAGTGTAGGCATGTAATGGCATTTAGAATGCAAGAATTGCACCTGGATGGGTGCAAAG GTATTGGTTATGCCGCTATGTCTCAGCTAATGAGTAATGTGAATATAACAAACTTCCTATGTTTAAGGGAGACAACACTTACCGATGGCGCTCTCTGCAACTTTGTTGGCTCTTCACTTGAGTTTCTTGATATTTCCGAGACCGTG GTTTCCATGGTATCATTAGCACCAGTTATAAGAAGAAATTCTAACTTGAGATGTCTGAAAGCAGCTGGATGCCGTAACTTGCTATTTGAACATGGTGAAGTAGAAGCGATGAGTGGTGGTAATATATACGGAGATTTTCTACAAGAAATAACCAGTACTTGCTGCTTAGAGGATGTTGAAATGGGATGGGCATTTTGCCCTATTCGAGTTACAACCCTTATTCCTTCTTTTAGTAAAGTAAGAAAGATGACTATTGGACTTGGCACAACATTACCAGAGAATATATTGTGTGCTCTTCCTGATATTTGTCCATTCCTAGAGTCTTTGGTTCTTAGGTTTCAG ATGATCTCTGACAAAGTTGTAAGAAATCTGTTGAAATCCTCAACGAAGCTTCGGGTGCTTTGCCTGTACTCTTGTCTTGGCAATTTAACTTCATTTAGCTTCCAAATCAAGGCACCATTGCTAAGAATCTTAAGGCTTGAGTGGATTACTCCATGGATGACAAATGATGACTTGGCAGTTCTTATACAGAACTATAACTTAGTTGAACTTTCACTGTCTGGTTGCAAACTCCTTGACTCCA ACTCTCAAGAGTTAATCTCGTCTGGGTGGCCAAACTTGACTTGTTTACACCTTGAG GAATGTGGTCAGATAACACTTGACGGGGTTTCTTCAATTTTAAACTGTAAAGCTTTGGAAGATCTGTTACTTCGGCACACG GGCAAAGGTATTGGAAGAACCATCATAACTGATGCCATAACAGAG TTACCACTACTAAGAAAGCTAGCTCTGGATCTTTGTGATGCTTCTGAAGAAGGCTACGATAGCCCAAAT AACCCGGAGGGGAAGATGATGAGGACCATAACGATGAGCAGATGCAAGTCGGTGAGGTCTTGTTTCGAGCTCCACAGGGAAGGATCCTCAAACTCAAAACCAGTGCACAAGGAGACGATTGTGTTGGAATGGAGCAGCAGACAGCTAAGAACCACCATAGTGAAAGAAAAAATACGTTGGA CCCAAAGGCCCAAAGCCCACAACAGAGAGGAGAGTGGGCGACGGGGggctagggcggcggcggcgcggcgaccagCGACGGGCGGCGCGCACCTGACCGGAATGGCCCACCTCGCGGCCTCTGCCGCCCCGCTTCCAAGCGCTGAccccgacgccggcgaggagtcCTCccactctccgccgccgccggagaaggggctgaggaaggtggtggtggtgatgggcgCGACTGGCGCCGGCAAGTCGCGGCTGGCCGTCGACCTCGCGAGCCACTTCGCCGGCGTCGAGGTGGTCAGCGCCGACTCCATGCAAGTCTACGGTGGGCTCGATGTCCTCACCAACAAGGTCCCCCTCCACGAGCAGAAAG GCGTTCCTCACCATCTCCTGAGCGTGATTGATCCCTCTGTGGAGTTCACTTGCCGCGATTTCCGCGACCATGCTGTGCCG ATTATAGAAGGTATATTGGATCGTGGCGGCCTCCCTGTTATTGTTGGTGGTACAAACTTCTACATCCAG GCTCTTGTTAGCCCATTCCTCTTTGATGATATGGCACAGGATATTGAGGGTCTTACTTTAAATGACCACCTAGATGAGATAG GGCTTGATAATGATGATGAAGCCGGTCTGTATGAACATTTGAAGAAGATTGATCCTGTTGCTGCACAAAGGATACACCCGAACAACCATCGAAAA ATAAAACGCTACCTTGAGTTGTATGAATCCACAGGTGCCCTACCTAGTGATCTTTTCCAAGGGCAAGCCACAGAG ATGCTGATCTTCATGTTCTGGATCGTTATGTCAATGAAAGGGTCGACTGCATGA
- the LOC4324017 gene encoding BTB/POZ domain-containing protein FBL11 isoform X1, which translates to MHGGASFAAAGEDAGDAVLLEITDASFIAGEADPSPPPPVSVDDLAGLDPLPYPTIWVRADRTRLIESSSYFRALLGGSFSESGRAHVQISCNLEAAVQVLIYLFEPSGSLTITHHTFLPLMEGGLFLAAENLLTECERWFRTMSSQSSSLLAPLDFLIDTWYFAQEHGINYVQDICPGYLAQNFVQVISRRSFVKLPYDLLYSTIECPFLTVDSEKQLCEAILCWITENMLCCEELPPNSVDHQLYLLNKVRICLLPLEFAAGTKRNWAEFGSKVESRILNLLKDSLRTVLDAIADDNLESYRVRITEYSKKIVLSGCPQITTEILYISVLPPTNVGASLNKRLESSWAQVDYRNIILYNELEEAVKSSSFGNVHMVDLSKCPNAHFSTAIDWLKLAFPELRIFRASFCLTFQFEDLLYLLLTCPWINEIDLSIDTSIIAQMHSVISSRFEGRGAVKPKLTRYYAQDPLCDTTMNSYISNISKLILEGRNDITDVDLLKISILKNSLCYINIKNCTLLTDDGISKLLLKCTKIHSMVLSYTSFGNQSIQTLCNSNPLDSMDECRHVMAFRMQELHLDGCKGIGYAAMSQLMSNVNITNFLCLRETTLTDGALCNFVGSSLEFLDISETVVSMVSLAPVIRRNSNLRCLKAAGCRNLLFEHGEVEAMSGGNIYGDFLQEITSTCCLEDVEMGWAFCPIRVTTLIPSFSKVRKMTIGLGTTLPENILCALPDICPFLESLVLRFQMISDKVVRNLLKSSTKLRVLCLYSCLGNLTSFSFQIKAPLLRILRLEWITPWMTNDDLAVLIQNYNLVELSLSGCKLLDSNSQELISSGWPNLTCLHLEECGQITLDGVSSILNCKALEDLLLRHTGKGIGRTIITDAITELPLLRKLALDLCDASEEGYDSPNNPEGKMMRTITMSRCKSVRSCFELHREGSSNSKPVHKETIVLEWSSRQLRTTIVKEKIRWTQRPKAHNREESGRRGARAAAARRPATGGAHLTGMAHLAASAAPLPSADPDAGEESSHSPPPPEKGLRKVVVVMGATGAGKSRLAVDLASHFAGVEVVSADSMQVYGGLDVLTNKVPLHEQKGVPHHLLSVIDPSVEFTCRDFRDHAVPIIEGILDRGGLPVIVGGTNFYIQALVSPFLFDDMAQDIEGLTLNDHLDEIGLDNDDEAGLYEHLKKIDPVAAQRIHPNNHRKIKRYLELYESTGALPSDLFQGQATEKWGRPSNSRFDCCFLWLDADLHVLDRYVNERVDCMIDDGLLDEVCNIYDREATYTQGLRQAIGVREFDEFFRFYFARKETGEIKMDSCTTMAGLHDDNLKGLLDEAVSQLKANTRRLVRRQRRRLHRLNKYFEWNLRHIDATEAFYGATADSWNMKVVKPCVDIVRDFLSDDTILASRDGSSVTGSPRMSSRELWTQYVCEACDNRVLRGTHEWEQHKQGRCHRKRVQRLKQKASTVISL; encoded by the exons GGTGGCTTGTTTCTGGCTGCTGAGAATCTTCTAACAGAATGTGAAAGGTGGTTCCGCACCATGAGCTCTCAAAGTTCCTCGCTATTGGCCCCATTAGATTTCTTAATTGACACCTGGTACTTTGCTCAAGAGCATG GGATTAATTATGTTCAAGATATATGCCCAGGATATTTAGCTCAGAATTTT GTGCAGGTTATCTCCAGGAGGTCGTTTGTTAAACTTCCCTATGATTTGTTATATTCTACAATCGAGTGCCCCTTTCTGACCGTGGATag TGAAAAACAATTATGCGAAGCAATCCTATGCTGGATTACTGAAAATATGCTATGCTGTGAAGAACTACCTCCCAACTCAGTAGATCACCAGCTGTACCTTCTTAATAAA GTGAGGATATGCCTCTTACCTTTAGAATTTGCAGCAG GAACAAAGAGAAACTGGGCTGAGTTCGGAAGCAAAGTAGAGAGTAGGATTCTTAATCTGCTCAAGGATAGTTTGCGAACAGTATTGGATGCAATTGCTGATGACAACTTGGAGAGTTACCGTGTTCGAATTACAGAATATTCTAAG AAAATAGTGCTTTCTGGTTGTCCACAAATAACTACTGAAATCTTGTACATATCAGTGCTCCCCCCTACTAATGTGGGTGCCTCATTGAATAAAAGGTTAGAAAGTTCATGGGCCCAAGTTGATTACCGAAATATCATCCTTTACAATGAGCTGGAGGAGGCTGTTAAAAGCTCATCATTTGGAAATGTGCACATGGTGGATCTCTCAAAATGTCCAAATGCACATTTTAGCACTGCAATTGACTGGTTGAAGTTGGCATTTCCAGAATTGAGGATATTCAGAGCTTCCTTTTGTTTGACATTTCAGTTCGAAGACTTGTTATATCTGCTACTGACTTGTCCATGGATTAATGAAATTGATTTGTCTATTGATACGAGCATTATAGCACAAATGCATTCAGTTATCTCTTCCAGATTTGAAGGACGGGGCGCAGTGAAGCCAAAGCTCACAAGATATTATGCACAGGATCCGCTATGTGATACCACAATGAACTCATATATCTCAAATATATCAAAATTGATATTGGAAGGCAGAAATGATATTACTG ATGTGGACCTGTTGAAGATATCCATTCTGAAGAACTCTCTTTGTTATATAAACATTAAAAATTGCACCCTATTGACAGATGATGGTATTTCTAAATTATTACTCAAGTGTACGAAGATTCATTCAATGGTTCTTTCTTATACTTCTTTTGGAAATCAGTCGATTCAAACTCTATGCAATTCCAATCCTCTGGACAGCATGGATGAGTGTAGGCATGTAATGGCATTTAGAATGCAAGAATTGCACCTGGATGGGTGCAAAG GTATTGGTTATGCCGCTATGTCTCAGCTAATGAGTAATGTGAATATAACAAACTTCCTATGTTTAAGGGAGACAACACTTACCGATGGCGCTCTCTGCAACTTTGTTGGCTCTTCACTTGAGTTTCTTGATATTTCCGAGACCGTG GTTTCCATGGTATCATTAGCACCAGTTATAAGAAGAAATTCTAACTTGAGATGTCTGAAAGCAGCTGGATGCCGTAACTTGCTATTTGAACATGGTGAAGTAGAAGCGATGAGTGGTGGTAATATATACGGAGATTTTCTACAAGAAATAACCAGTACTTGCTGCTTAGAGGATGTTGAAATGGGATGGGCATTTTGCCCTATTCGAGTTACAACCCTTATTCCTTCTTTTAGTAAAGTAAGAAAGATGACTATTGGACTTGGCACAACATTACCAGAGAATATATTGTGTGCTCTTCCTGATATTTGTCCATTCCTAGAGTCTTTGGTTCTTAGGTTTCAG ATGATCTCTGACAAAGTTGTAAGAAATCTGTTGAAATCCTCAACGAAGCTTCGGGTGCTTTGCCTGTACTCTTGTCTTGGCAATTTAACTTCATTTAGCTTCCAAATCAAGGCACCATTGCTAAGAATCTTAAGGCTTGAGTGGATTACTCCATGGATGACAAATGATGACTTGGCAGTTCTTATACAGAACTATAACTTAGTTGAACTTTCACTGTCTGGTTGCAAACTCCTTGACTCCA ACTCTCAAGAGTTAATCTCGTCTGGGTGGCCAAACTTGACTTGTTTACACCTTGAG GAATGTGGTCAGATAACACTTGACGGGGTTTCTTCAATTTTAAACTGTAAAGCTTTGGAAGATCTGTTACTTCGGCACACG GGCAAAGGTATTGGAAGAACCATCATAACTGATGCCATAACAGAG TTACCACTACTAAGAAAGCTAGCTCTGGATCTTTGTGATGCTTCTGAAGAAGGCTACGATAGCCCAAAT AACCCGGAGGGGAAGATGATGAGGACCATAACGATGAGCAGATGCAAGTCGGTGAGGTCTTGTTTCGAGCTCCACAGGGAAGGATCCTCAAACTCAAAACCAGTGCACAAGGAGACGATTGTGTTGGAATGGAGCAGCAGACAGCTAAGAACCACCATAGTGAAAGAAAAAATACGTTGGA CCCAAAGGCCCAAAGCCCACAACAGAGAGGAGAGTGGGCGACGGGGggctagggcggcggcggcgcggcgaccagCGACGGGCGGCGCGCACCTGACCGGAATGGCCCACCTCGCGGCCTCTGCCGCCCCGCTTCCAAGCGCTGAccccgacgccggcgaggagtcCTCccactctccgccgccgccggagaaggggctgaggaaggtggtggtggtgatgggcgCGACTGGCGCCGGCAAGTCGCGGCTGGCCGTCGACCTCGCGAGCCACTTCGCCGGCGTCGAGGTGGTCAGCGCCGACTCCATGCAAGTCTACGGTGGGCTCGATGTCCTCACCAACAAGGTCCCCCTCCACGAGCAGAAAG GCGTTCCTCACCATCTCCTGAGCGTGATTGATCCCTCTGTGGAGTTCACTTGCCGCGATTTCCGCGACCATGCTGTGCCG ATTATAGAAGGTATATTGGATCGTGGCGGCCTCCCTGTTATTGTTGGTGGTACAAACTTCTACATCCAG GCTCTTGTTAGCCCATTCCTCTTTGATGATATGGCACAGGATATTGAGGGTCTTACTTTAAATGACCACCTAGATGAGATAG GGCTTGATAATGATGATGAAGCCGGTCTGTATGAACATTTGAAGAAGATTGATCCTGTTGCTGCACAAAGGATACACCCGAACAACCATCGAAAA ATAAAACGCTACCTTGAGTTGTATGAATCCACAGGTGCCCTACCTAGTGATCTTTTCCAAGGGCAAGCCACAGAG AAGTGGGGTCGACCTAGTAACTCCAGATTTGACTGTTGTTTCTTGTGGTTAGATGCTGATCTTCATGTTCTGGATCGTTATGTCAATGAAAGGGTCGACTGCATGATTGATGATGGCCTGCTAGATGAAGTGTGTAACATATATGATCGAGAGGCCACTTATACCCAAGGGCTGCGGCAGGCCATTGGTGTTCGTGAATTTGAtgagtttttcagattttattttgcAAGGAAGGAAACCGGTGAGATAAAGATGGATTCCTGTACAACTATGGCAGGTCTCCATGATGATAACCTGAAGGGCTTATTGGATGAAGCAGTCTCACAACTAAAAGCAAACACTCGCAGACTTGTTCGACGTCAA AGACGAAGGCTGCATCGGTTGAATAAATATTTTGAGTGGAACTTGCGTCATATTGATGCAACAGAAGCTTTCTATG GTGCCACTGCTGACTCATGGAACATGAAAGTTGTGAAACCTTGCGTGGATATTGTTAGAGATTTCTTGTCTGATGATACAATTTTGGCAAGCAGAGATGGTTCTAGTGTAACTGGAAGCCCTAGGATGTCTTCAAGAGAGTTGTGGACTCAATATGTTTGTGAG GCCTGTGATAACCGGGTACTTCGGGGAACGCATGAGTGGGAGCAACACAAGCAAGGCCGATGCCACCGTAAAAGAGTACAACGTTTGAAACAGAAGGCTAGTACAGTGATATCATTATAG
- the LOC4324017 gene encoding BTB/POZ domain-containing protein FBL11 isoform X2 has translation MHGGASFAAAGEDAGDAVLLEITDASFIAGEADPSPPPPVSVDDLAGLDPLPYPTIWVRADRTRLIESSSYFRALLGGSFSESGRAHVQISCNLEAAVQVLIYLFEPSGSLTITHHTFLPLMEGGLFLAAENLLTECERWFRTMSSQSSSLLAPLDFLIDTWYFAQEHGINYVQDICPGYLAQNFVQVISRRSFVKLPYDLLYSTIECPFLTVDSEKQLCEAILCWITENMLCCEELPPNSVDHQLYLLNKVRICLLPLEFAAGTKRNWAEFGSKVESRILNLLKDSLRTVLDAIADDNLESYRVRITEYSKKIVLSGCPQITTEILYISVLPPTNVGASLNKRLESSWAQVDYRNIILYNELEEAVKSSSFGNVHMVDLSKCPNAHFSTAIDWLKLAFPELRIFRASFCLTFQFEDLLYLLLTCPWINEIDLSIDTSIIAQMHSVISSRFEGRGAVKPKLTRYYAQDPLCDTTMNSYISNISKLILEGRNDITDVDLLKISILKNSLCYINIKNCTLLTDDGISKLLLKCTKIHSMVLSYTSFGNQSIQTLCNSNPLDSMDECRHVMAFRMQELHLDGCKGIGYAAMSQLMSNVNITNFLCLRETTLTDGALCNFVGSSLEFLDISETVVSMVSLAPVIRRNSNLRCLKAAGCRNLLFEHGEVEAMSGGNIYGDFLQEITSTCCLEDVEMGWAFCPIRVTTLIPSFSKVRKMTIGLGTTLPENILCALPDICPFLESLVLRFQMISDKVVRNLLKSSTKLRVLCLYSCLGNLTSFSFQIKAPLLRILRLEWITPWMTNDDLAVLIQNYNLVELSLSGCKLLDSNSQELISSGWPNLTCLHLEECGQITLDGVSSILNCKALEDLLLRHTGKGIGRTIITDAITELPLLRKLALDLCDASEEGYDSPNNPEGKMMRTITMSRCKSVRSCFELHREGSSNSKPVHKETIVLEWSSRQLRTTIVKEKIRWTQRPKAHNREESGRRGARAAAARRPATGGAHLTGMAHLAASAAPLPSADPDAGEESSHSPPPPEKGLRKVVVVMGATGAGKSRLAVDLASHFAGVEVVSADSMQVYGGLDVLTNKVPLHEQKGVPHHLLSVIDPSVEFTCRDFRDHAVPIIEGILDRGGLPVIVGGTNFYIQALVSPFLFDDMAQDIEGLTLNDHLDEIGLDNDDEAGLYEHLKKIDPVAAQRIHPNNHRKIKRYLELYESTGALPSDLFQGQATEDRSGVDLVTPDLTVVSCG, from the exons GGTGGCTTGTTTCTGGCTGCTGAGAATCTTCTAACAGAATGTGAAAGGTGGTTCCGCACCATGAGCTCTCAAAGTTCCTCGCTATTGGCCCCATTAGATTTCTTAATTGACACCTGGTACTTTGCTCAAGAGCATG GGATTAATTATGTTCAAGATATATGCCCAGGATATTTAGCTCAGAATTTT GTGCAGGTTATCTCCAGGAGGTCGTTTGTTAAACTTCCCTATGATTTGTTATATTCTACAATCGAGTGCCCCTTTCTGACCGTGGATag TGAAAAACAATTATGCGAAGCAATCCTATGCTGGATTACTGAAAATATGCTATGCTGTGAAGAACTACCTCCCAACTCAGTAGATCACCAGCTGTACCTTCTTAATAAA GTGAGGATATGCCTCTTACCTTTAGAATTTGCAGCAG GAACAAAGAGAAACTGGGCTGAGTTCGGAAGCAAAGTAGAGAGTAGGATTCTTAATCTGCTCAAGGATAGTTTGCGAACAGTATTGGATGCAATTGCTGATGACAACTTGGAGAGTTACCGTGTTCGAATTACAGAATATTCTAAG AAAATAGTGCTTTCTGGTTGTCCACAAATAACTACTGAAATCTTGTACATATCAGTGCTCCCCCCTACTAATGTGGGTGCCTCATTGAATAAAAGGTTAGAAAGTTCATGGGCCCAAGTTGATTACCGAAATATCATCCTTTACAATGAGCTGGAGGAGGCTGTTAAAAGCTCATCATTTGGAAATGTGCACATGGTGGATCTCTCAAAATGTCCAAATGCACATTTTAGCACTGCAATTGACTGGTTGAAGTTGGCATTTCCAGAATTGAGGATATTCAGAGCTTCCTTTTGTTTGACATTTCAGTTCGAAGACTTGTTATATCTGCTACTGACTTGTCCATGGATTAATGAAATTGATTTGTCTATTGATACGAGCATTATAGCACAAATGCATTCAGTTATCTCTTCCAGATTTGAAGGACGGGGCGCAGTGAAGCCAAAGCTCACAAGATATTATGCACAGGATCCGCTATGTGATACCACAATGAACTCATATATCTCAAATATATCAAAATTGATATTGGAAGGCAGAAATGATATTACTG ATGTGGACCTGTTGAAGATATCCATTCTGAAGAACTCTCTTTGTTATATAAACATTAAAAATTGCACCCTATTGACAGATGATGGTATTTCTAAATTATTACTCAAGTGTACGAAGATTCATTCAATGGTTCTTTCTTATACTTCTTTTGGAAATCAGTCGATTCAAACTCTATGCAATTCCAATCCTCTGGACAGCATGGATGAGTGTAGGCATGTAATGGCATTTAGAATGCAAGAATTGCACCTGGATGGGTGCAAAG GTATTGGTTATGCCGCTATGTCTCAGCTAATGAGTAATGTGAATATAACAAACTTCCTATGTTTAAGGGAGACAACACTTACCGATGGCGCTCTCTGCAACTTTGTTGGCTCTTCACTTGAGTTTCTTGATATTTCCGAGACCGTG GTTTCCATGGTATCATTAGCACCAGTTATAAGAAGAAATTCTAACTTGAGATGTCTGAAAGCAGCTGGATGCCGTAACTTGCTATTTGAACATGGTGAAGTAGAAGCGATGAGTGGTGGTAATATATACGGAGATTTTCTACAAGAAATAACCAGTACTTGCTGCTTAGAGGATGTTGAAATGGGATGGGCATTTTGCCCTATTCGAGTTACAACCCTTATTCCTTCTTTTAGTAAAGTAAGAAAGATGACTATTGGACTTGGCACAACATTACCAGAGAATATATTGTGTGCTCTTCCTGATATTTGTCCATTCCTAGAGTCTTTGGTTCTTAGGTTTCAG ATGATCTCTGACAAAGTTGTAAGAAATCTGTTGAAATCCTCAACGAAGCTTCGGGTGCTTTGCCTGTACTCTTGTCTTGGCAATTTAACTTCATTTAGCTTCCAAATCAAGGCACCATTGCTAAGAATCTTAAGGCTTGAGTGGATTACTCCATGGATGACAAATGATGACTTGGCAGTTCTTATACAGAACTATAACTTAGTTGAACTTTCACTGTCTGGTTGCAAACTCCTTGACTCCA ACTCTCAAGAGTTAATCTCGTCTGGGTGGCCAAACTTGACTTGTTTACACCTTGAG GAATGTGGTCAGATAACACTTGACGGGGTTTCTTCAATTTTAAACTGTAAAGCTTTGGAAGATCTGTTACTTCGGCACACG GGCAAAGGTATTGGAAGAACCATCATAACTGATGCCATAACAGAG TTACCACTACTAAGAAAGCTAGCTCTGGATCTTTGTGATGCTTCTGAAGAAGGCTACGATAGCCCAAAT AACCCGGAGGGGAAGATGATGAGGACCATAACGATGAGCAGATGCAAGTCGGTGAGGTCTTGTTTCGAGCTCCACAGGGAAGGATCCTCAAACTCAAAACCAGTGCACAAGGAGACGATTGTGTTGGAATGGAGCAGCAGACAGCTAAGAACCACCATAGTGAAAGAAAAAATACGTTGGA CCCAAAGGCCCAAAGCCCACAACAGAGAGGAGAGTGGGCGACGGGGggctagggcggcggcggcgcggcgaccagCGACGGGCGGCGCGCACCTGACCGGAATGGCCCACCTCGCGGCCTCTGCCGCCCCGCTTCCAAGCGCTGAccccgacgccggcgaggagtcCTCccactctccgccgccgccggagaaggggctgaggaaggtggtggtggtgatgggcgCGACTGGCGCCGGCAAGTCGCGGCTGGCCGTCGACCTCGCGAGCCACTTCGCCGGCGTCGAGGTGGTCAGCGCCGACTCCATGCAAGTCTACGGTGGGCTCGATGTCCTCACCAACAAGGTCCCCCTCCACGAGCAGAAAG GCGTTCCTCACCATCTCCTGAGCGTGATTGATCCCTCTGTGGAGTTCACTTGCCGCGATTTCCGCGACCATGCTGTGCCG ATTATAGAAGGTATATTGGATCGTGGCGGCCTCCCTGTTATTGTTGGTGGTACAAACTTCTACATCCAG GCTCTTGTTAGCCCATTCCTCTTTGATGATATGGCACAGGATATTGAGGGTCTTACTTTAAATGACCACCTAGATGAGATAG GGCTTGATAATGATGATGAAGCCGGTCTGTATGAACATTTGAAGAAGATTGATCCTGTTGCTGCACAAAGGATACACCCGAACAACCATCGAAAA ATAAAACGCTACCTTGAGTTGTATGAATCCACAGGTGCCCTACCTAGTGATCTTTTCCAAGGGCAAGCCACAGAG GACAGAAGTGGGGTCGACCTAGTAACTCCAGATTTGACTGTTGTTTCTTGTGGTTAG